In bacterium, the following proteins share a genomic window:
- a CDS encoding phytanoyl-CoA dioxygenase family protein yields the protein MPVEHLKPQDGPERIAEILERDGCVIVDGVASPDQLTRFRTEMGPFLDATPTGVDGFSGRSTRRTGALIARSEQAREWIQHPLVLGTADKVLGHVTNYQLHLTQVIAIGPGEKAQDVHRDQWAFDFFPFPNGYEVQCNTIWALTDFTEENGATRVIPGSHRHEDKLRYAFEETEPAEMDAGSVLFYTGSVYHGGGPNRSGAVRMGVNITYVVGFLRQEENQYLTVPREIAATLPKDPLRLMGYARGAYALGYIDDTRDPIAAVRPDLLDEKGLGDLTPVQLKSSTLADG from the coding sequence ATGCCCGTCGAGCATCTGAAGCCCCAGGACGGCCCGGAGCGAATCGCAGAAATTCTCGAGCGGGACGGATGCGTGATCGTGGATGGCGTGGCGTCTCCCGACCAGTTGACCCGTTTCCGAACGGAGATGGGTCCCTTCCTCGACGCGACTCCGACCGGGGTCGATGGCTTTTCAGGTCGATCCACGCGCCGCACCGGTGCTCTGATTGCCCGCTCTGAGCAAGCCCGGGAGTGGATTCAACACCCCCTGGTTCTCGGGACGGCAGACAAGGTGCTAGGCCACGTCACCAACTATCAACTGCATCTCACCCAGGTGATCGCGATCGGTCCGGGGGAGAAGGCCCAGGATGTACACAGGGACCAGTGGGCTTTCGATTTCTTTCCCTTCCCGAACGGGTACGAAGTGCAATGCAATACGATCTGGGCACTGACGGATTTCACGGAAGAGAACGGCGCCACGCGGGTCATCCCCGGCTCCCATCGCCATGAGGACAAGCTTCGCTACGCCTTCGAGGAGACCGAGCCGGCTGAAATGGATGCCGGGTCCGTGCTCTTCTACACGGGTTCGGTCTATCACGGTGGCGGTCCGAACCGAAGCGGCGCTGTCCGCATGGGTGTGAACATCACCTACGTGGTGGGCTTTCTCCGGCAGGAGGAGAACCAATACCTCACGGTTCCCCGTGAGATCGCGGCAACCTTGCCCAAGGATCCGCTTCGACTGATGGGCTACGCGCGTGGCGCCTACGCTCTCGGCTACATCGACGATACCCGTGATCCGATCGCCGCCGTTCGCCCGGACCTGCTCGATGAGAAGGGGTTGGGTGACCTGACGCCCGTGCAGCTGAAGAGCTCCACTCTCGCAGATGGCTAG
- a CDS encoding glutathione S-transferase family protein, with protein sequence MMSASLEVFGVGTARTFRVHWMLQEIGVAHSVHPLQSRSGETQGEAFLALNPRGKIPLLRHGELVLAESAAIVGYLAEHFSGDERRIPPPASRERALYDQWAFWILTELDAHTLYILRRHGDLANLYGEAPAALRAAREYFQRQVEVADAALARGDGFLLGSHLTGVDVLLGSCLDWARFYGETLSETLEAYRLRLAGRSAYQRAVDVNFPPEVRAALAASRNA encoded by the coding sequence GTGATGTCCGCATCTCTCGAAGTCTTCGGAGTTGGAACGGCTCGAACGTTTCGCGTCCATTGGATGCTCCAGGAAATCGGCGTGGCTCATAGCGTGCATCCGTTGCAGTCACGTTCGGGTGAAACCCAGGGGGAGGCGTTCCTCGCCTTGAATCCGCGTGGCAAGATCCCCTTGCTGCGCCACGGCGAGCTGGTTCTGGCGGAGAGCGCGGCGATCGTCGGGTATCTGGCGGAACACTTCTCGGGCGACGAGAGGCGCATCCCGCCGCCGGCGAGTCGGGAGCGCGCCCTGTACGACCAGTGGGCATTCTGGATCCTGACTGAACTCGACGCCCACACGCTCTACATCCTTCGTCGCCACGGCGATCTGGCGAATCTCTACGGTGAGGCACCAGCGGCCCTCCGCGCCGCCCGCGAATACTTCCAACGGCAGGTCGAGGTAGCGGATGCCGCGTTGGCACGAGGCGACGGGTTCCTTCTCGGCTCGCATCTGACCGGGGTCGATGTCCTGCTGGGCTCGTGTCTCGACTGGGCCCGTTTCTACGGCGAGACGCTTTCGGAGACCCTCGAGGCCTATCGCCTGCGTCTCGCTGGCCGAAGTGCGTACCAGCGTGCGGTAGACGTGAATTTCCCGCCGGAGGTTCGCGCTGCCCTCGCTGCCAGCCGGAATGCCTGA
- a CDS encoding amidohydrolase: protein MPSVIKLGIKRPVTRPLLPDPEPRDVRYTLISVDDHLMEPKHTFVGRLPRKFEARAPHVVETEEGHEVWVIDGTPYFQVGFMCVAGRPQEDHRFEPARYEEMRPGCFEIDARIKDMDINGTWGSVNFPSGVTGFGGHLFSELEDAEFGLACVRAWNDWLFEEWYGSYPERIVPLGITYLADAEKGAEEIRRNAKRGFTAVTLPEQPHRQGLPAVFSDHWEPIIRACAETQTVLNLHVGSSGFAQMPAGAPMLELGATLFGPMALASCAEWLWSGWPARYPELKIALSEGGIGWVAGLIDRLDNIMSRSGYGQGWPDPGTSPSEVLRRNFWFCMIDDPSTIVTRHTIGIENILFESDYPHGDGTWPDTQDVIHQTLGDLPKNEIRAITCENAAALYRHPLPEKIVP from the coding sequence ATGCCTTCCGTCATCAAGCTCGGAATCAAGCGGCCTGTCACCCGGCCGCTCCTTCCCGATCCGGAGCCGCGCGATGTTCGCTACACGCTGATTTCCGTCGACGATCACCTGATGGAGCCGAAGCATACGTTCGTGGGCCGCCTACCGCGGAAATTCGAAGCCCGAGCGCCCCACGTCGTGGAGACCGAGGAGGGCCACGAGGTCTGGGTCATCGATGGTACGCCCTACTTCCAGGTCGGCTTCATGTGTGTTGCGGGCCGGCCGCAAGAAGATCATCGATTCGAACCTGCGCGCTATGAGGAGATGCGCCCCGGGTGCTTCGAGATCGATGCGCGCATCAAGGACATGGACATCAACGGGACGTGGGGGTCCGTGAATTTTCCGTCCGGCGTTACCGGCTTCGGAGGCCATCTCTTCTCGGAACTCGAAGATGCGGAGTTCGGCCTGGCCTGCGTGCGCGCCTGGAACGATTGGCTCTTCGAAGAGTGGTACGGCTCCTATCCCGAGCGAATCGTTCCGCTCGGGATCACCTATCTGGCCGATGCGGAGAAGGGTGCCGAGGAGATCCGGCGCAACGCGAAGCGCGGTTTCACCGCCGTGACCTTGCCCGAGCAACCTCACCGCCAGGGCTTACCGGCGGTCTTCAGCGACCATTGGGAGCCGATCATCCGAGCCTGTGCGGAAACACAGACGGTCCTGAACCTGCACGTCGGTTCATCGGGTTTCGCCCAGATGCCGGCCGGTGCCCCCATGCTCGAGCTCGGTGCGACCCTGTTTGGTCCGATGGCTCTGGCCTCCTGCGCCGAATGGCTCTGGAGCGGTTGGCCGGCTCGCTATCCGGAGCTGAAGATCGCCCTCAGCGAAGGTGGCATCGGCTGGGTCGCCGGGCTGATCGATCGGCTCGACAACATCATGAGCCGCTCCGGCTACGGGCAGGGATGGCCGGACCCGGGGACGTCCCCTTCCGAGGTGCTGCGCCGCAACTTCTGGTTCTGCATGATCGACGATCCTTCCACGATCGTTACCCGCCATACGATCGGCATCGAGAACATCCTCTTCGAGTCCGACTATCCCCACGGCGACGGCACCTGGCCGGATACCCAGGACGTGATCCATCAAACGCTTGGGGATCTTCCTAAGAACGAGATCCGCGCCATCACCTGCGAGAACGCCGCGGCGCTCTACCGGCATCCGCTGCCGGAGAAGATCGTTCCCTAG
- a CDS encoding MBL fold metallo-hydrolase has translation MSDPLYRSRPTAFEMLPATTVRNGPVNEFIYLSEGNSNAFLIVTSEGRIVINTGMGFEAPMHKAYFDSIDSGPVRYVIFTQGHVDHVGGSDLFVEDGTELVAHAHNPAHQAEDALIAGIRARRSYFAFADSIQRANAYVKEKLGGVVSGQARPVPTITFDERFAFMLGGLEVELISTPGAETKDSLVVWLPQHGICFTGNVFGALFGHFPNLVTVRGDRYRDALTYVATLEKIQALDPEMLCVGHHEPVRGRELIRRELSRMREAVLFVHDATVKGMNEGKDVYTLMREIELPPELEVGEGYGKVSWSVRAIWENYVGWFHHHSTTELYSTPPWSVSPDLCELAGGPDIIAEAARKKLASGAAVEAIHLAEVALAADRHHAAATDASLEAHRMLLAQASNFWEHRWLEKQIARLQRNAGGAS, from the coding sequence ATGTCTGATCCGCTCTACCGATCCCGTCCGACGGCCTTCGAGATGCTCCCGGCGACTACGGTGCGCAACGGGCCGGTCAACGAGTTCATCTACCTATCGGAGGGAAACTCGAACGCATTCTTGATCGTGACATCGGAAGGGCGCATCGTCATCAACACGGGCATGGGTTTCGAAGCGCCCATGCACAAAGCGTATTTCGACTCCATCGATTCCGGTCCCGTCCGTTATGTGATCTTCACCCAGGGCCATGTGGATCATGTGGGTGGCTCGGATCTCTTCGTCGAAGACGGCACGGAACTCGTGGCGCACGCCCACAACCCTGCCCATCAGGCGGAGGATGCACTGATTGCCGGTATCCGGGCGCGGCGTAGTTACTTTGCCTTTGCCGACTCGATCCAACGTGCGAATGCCTACGTCAAGGAAAAGCTGGGCGGGGTGGTTTCCGGGCAAGCACGGCCCGTGCCGACGATCACGTTCGACGAGCGCTTCGCGTTCATGTTGGGTGGCCTGGAGGTCGAGCTGATCTCGACACCGGGTGCCGAGACGAAGGATTCGCTGGTCGTCTGGCTTCCCCAGCACGGGATCTGTTTCACTGGCAACGTGTTCGGCGCACTCTTCGGTCATTTTCCGAACCTCGTGACGGTGCGCGGCGATCGCTACCGCGATGCGCTCACCTACGTCGCCACACTCGAGAAGATCCAGGCGCTCGATCCGGAGATGCTTTGTGTAGGTCATCACGAGCCGGTTCGCGGGCGCGAGTTGATCCGACGTGAACTTTCCCGAATGCGTGAGGCGGTGCTCTTCGTCCACGATGCCACGGTGAAGGGCATGAACGAGGGCAAGGACGTCTATACGCTGATGCGCGAGATCGAGCTTCCGCCGGAACTCGAGGTGGGCGAGGGCTACGGCAAGGTCTCCTGGTCGGTCCGCGCCATCTGGGAGAACTACGTCGGATGGTTCCATCACCACTCGACCACGGAGTTGTATTCGACGCCGCCATGGAGCGTATCGCCGGATCTCTGCGAGCTGGCTGGTGGTCCGGACATCATCGCCGAGGCGGCCCGGAAGAAGCTCGCAAGCGGCGCAGCGGTCGAAGCCATCCACCTCGCTGAAGTGGCCCTGGCCGCCGATCGCCACCACGCCGCCGCTACCGATGCAAGCCTCGAAGCTCACCGCATGCTGCTCGCCCAGGCCAGCAACTTCTGGGAGCATCGCTGGCTCGAAAAGCAAATTGCCAGACTCCAACGCAACGCAGGGGGAGCTTCCTGA
- a CDS encoding glutathione S-transferase family protein, translated as MLELYHHFLSSCSQKVRLVLAEKGLPYESHMLDLMAGDQHAEAYVKLNPGHVVPTLVHDGRALVESTLINEYLEDAFPEPPCAPADALERHAMRLWTKRIDGQVHPSAGVITFAIGTRPVILQKTPEEIEAGVQAIPDPARRAARRSVIDHGVKAPEMKGALAAFVAMLDAMEIALADQAFLAGDAFSLADACVLPYVLRLDHLAMTPFIDAHPRAAAWFTRIKERASYQEAVAAFVPQPVVDAFQAQGKAVWADVEGLVAS; from the coding sequence ATGCTCGAGCTCTATCATCATTTCCTCTCCAGCTGCTCTCAGAAGGTGCGGCTCGTTCTCGCTGAGAAGGGCCTCCCGTATGAGTCCCATATGCTGGATCTGATGGCCGGGGACCAGCATGCCGAGGCCTACGTGAAGTTGAATCCGGGCCACGTCGTGCCAACCCTCGTGCACGATGGTCGGGCGCTGGTCGAATCGACCCTGATCAACGAGTACCTGGAGGATGCGTTTCCTGAGCCGCCCTGCGCGCCGGCAGATGCGCTGGAGCGTCACGCGATGCGGCTCTGGACGAAGCGAATCGATGGGCAAGTGCATCCCAGCGCCGGTGTGATCACATTCGCCATCGGGACCCGACCCGTCATCCTGCAGAAGACGCCGGAAGAGATCGAGGCGGGGGTACAGGCCATTCCGGACCCGGCGCGCCGGGCCGCTCGTCGTTCTGTGATCGACCACGGTGTGAAAGCGCCGGAGATGAAGGGCGCCCTGGCTGCTTTCGTCGCCATGCTCGATGCGATGGAGATCGCTCTCGCCGATCAGGCCTTCCTGGCCGGCGACGCGTTCAGTCTGGCCGACGCTTGCGTCCTGCCCTATGTGCTCCGCCTCGACCATCTTGCCATGACACCGTTCATCGACGCGCACCCTCGCGCAGCTGCGTGGTTCACGCGAATCAAGGAACGAGCGTCGTACCAGGAGGCCGTTGCGGCTTTCGTCCCTCAGCCCGTCGTCGATGCCTTTCAAGCGCAAGGCAAGGCGGTGTGGGCGGATGTGGAGGGGTTGGTCGCAAGTTGA
- a CDS encoding sulfatase, producing the protein MRSHLLLLVLLVLSMRAHAEPVHSEPVPPKPNVLLLTIDCLRPDHMSLYGHARSTTPQLEAFAREAWVFENAFATSAWTSPGIVSMLTGYYPPVHGQNGRHSVYDDELASPLRVLADQGYEVLGRSGRGATYGGLGFEEELGKLDFETFVRERAEQEPGKPFFAWLHSKEPHLPYRPSARNAGRFLKSPPSTPGFDAVHNHHFVLRPPIPELRFTHPGEVAFVPGDAEAIRALYDETVRDADDHLGRAFNALRETGLLEQTLVIVSADHGEELFEHGWVGHASTAYDGKLTDELVRIPLVIRVPEMLRGDSPHAGRSTALVQGVDLMPTLFEWLGIPSGAMLPAMQGKSLAPLTDGRAKQVREFVFLQTTRKGWTTPRHEMQRRVVAVRSLDRKLVWWPEEADRPARREGFDLFADPEEREDLYADKPGEFRELERAREAWDAENLRHTAELVLPGADNHEKAQWEALAKGDLLAALQRWRRITLLDRTWGYAQAPFFDEGPAKQPWERLRHRAGTALAAAIECDAEGRGFEVQGADADKQVHCTPERR; encoded by the coding sequence ATGCGAAGTCACCTGCTGCTCCTCGTCCTGCTGGTGCTCTCGATGCGGGCGCACGCCGAGCCCGTGCACTCCGAGCCGGTGCCGCCGAAGCCTAACGTCCTGCTGCTCACCATCGATTGCCTTCGTCCGGATCACATGTCGCTATACGGACATGCTCGTTCCACGACACCCCAGCTCGAGGCCTTCGCGAGGGAGGCGTGGGTCTTCGAGAACGCCTTTGCCACGTCGGCCTGGACCAGCCCAGGGATCGTCTCGATGCTGACCGGCTACTACCCGCCGGTGCACGGGCAGAACGGACGACATAGCGTCTACGACGACGAACTAGCGTCTCCGCTGCGCGTCCTTGCGGATCAAGGCTATGAGGTACTCGGGCGCAGTGGCCGCGGGGCGACCTATGGCGGCCTGGGGTTCGAAGAAGAATTGGGCAAACTGGATTTCGAGACGTTCGTTCGAGAGCGGGCAGAACAGGAGCCCGGAAAGCCCTTCTTTGCCTGGCTGCATAGCAAGGAGCCCCATCTCCCCTATCGGCCGTCGGCACGCAACGCGGGGCGCTTCTTGAAGTCCCCGCCGTCGACGCCCGGATTCGACGCGGTCCACAATCACCATTTCGTGCTGCGCCCTCCTATTCCCGAGCTGCGTTTCACCCACCCGGGCGAGGTCGCGTTCGTGCCTGGCGATGCCGAGGCGATTCGCGCGCTCTACGACGAGACGGTGCGCGACGCGGACGACCATCTGGGACGTGCATTCAACGCGCTTCGCGAAACCGGGTTGCTGGAGCAGACACTGGTCATCGTATCGGCAGACCACGGAGAAGAGTTGTTCGAGCACGGCTGGGTTGGCCATGCGTCGACCGCCTACGACGGAAAACTCACTGACGAACTCGTGCGCATCCCCCTCGTCATTCGGGTGCCGGAAATGCTCCGCGGAGACTCCCCGCACGCTGGGCGGAGCACGGCCCTGGTGCAGGGAGTGGATCTGATGCCGACACTCTTCGAGTGGCTGGGCATTCCATCGGGGGCCATGCTGCCGGCCATGCAAGGGAAGAGCCTTGCTCCGCTGACCGACGGCCGAGCGAAGCAGGTACGCGAGTTCGTCTTTCTGCAAACCACCCGCAAAGGCTGGACCACGCCCAGGCACGAGATGCAGCGACGCGTCGTCGCCGTGCGAAGCCTGGACCGGAAACTCGTCTGGTGGCCGGAGGAGGCCGACCGGCCTGCGCGCCGCGAGGGATTCGACCTGTTCGCCGATCCCGAAGAACGCGAGGATCTCTACGCCGACAAACCCGGGGAGTTTCGAGAACTCGAACGCGCTCGCGAGGCATGGGATGCCGAGAACCTCCGTCACACGGCCGAGTTGGTGCTTCCTGGCGCAGACAATCATGAGAAGGCGCAATGGGAGGCGCTGGCGAAGGGCGATCTGCTCGCTGCACTCCAACGCTGGCGCCGGATCACGCTGCTCGATCGGACCTGGGGCTACGCTCAGGCACCCTTCTTCGACGAAGGACCCGCCAAGCAACCCTGGGAACGCCTACGCCACCGCGCAGGAACGGCCCTGGCCGCGGCCATCGAATGCGACGCAGAAGGCCGCGGTTTCGAAGTGCAGGGCGCCGATGCTGACAAGCAGGTGCACTGCACACCCGAACGCCGTTGA
- a CDS encoding phosphotransferase — protein MGAGSAGSDQLPRQLGALSPEFLSRLLQAGAPGARVESFRWDRIGEGEGMLGQVGRFHLTGADVPPTLVAKLPADHRANRGQGEFLGLYEREIQFYRELAPHVDYRIPQFLGAAMAADQAPGPAPDPELGKKLARLPGWLLGGLVRLGMRLAGWVRRPAVLLLEDLAPAAPGDQLTALDDGALDALLRAVAHAHAGSWNAPILLQQTWLPSVDTAPSVPQAIYRIARRRLLRGWGDRLPGALVALADRANARSHELAAALAGPPWTLLHGDLRLDNLFFAGPTASDVIFTDWQVPSRGRAVNDLAYLMSGTLGPQVSADEEDGWVSGYHGELEKAGVSGYALETCLADYRLASLYILPRVLAVFATVDFTNRRGFELQAHWLDRLIARFDARPPGFWDEQLSRVGG, from the coding sequence ATGGGGGCAGGAAGCGCAGGGTCGGATCAGCTCCCGCGGCAACTGGGGGCGCTCTCACCCGAATTCCTCTCCCGGCTCCTTCAGGCTGGGGCGCCTGGGGCCCGGGTCGAGTCCTTTCGCTGGGATCGAATCGGGGAAGGTGAGGGGATGCTGGGTCAGGTGGGCCGATTTCATCTCACCGGGGCGGACGTGCCACCGACCCTGGTAGCGAAGCTGCCCGCGGATCACCGTGCCAATCGGGGCCAGGGAGAGTTCCTGGGCCTCTACGAGCGCGAGATCCAGTTCTACCGGGAACTGGCACCCCACGTCGACTACCGGATTCCGCAGTTCCTGGGGGCGGCGATGGCGGCCGACCAGGCGCCAGGCCCCGCGCCGGACCCCGAATTGGGGAAGAAGCTCGCCCGCCTGCCGGGCTGGCTTCTGGGGGGCCTCGTGCGCCTCGGGATGCGTCTGGCGGGCTGGGTTCGGCGTCCCGCCGTGCTCCTGCTGGAAGATCTTGCACCCGCCGCGCCCGGGGATCAGCTCACTGCGTTGGACGACGGCGCGCTCGATGCCCTGCTGCGCGCAGTGGCCCACGCCCATGCGGGTTCCTGGAACGCCCCGATCCTGCTGCAGCAAACCTGGTTACCGTCGGTCGATACCGCGCCTTCCGTCCCCCAGGCCATCTATCGGATCGCCCGCCGCCGGCTTTTGCGCGGATGGGGCGATCGTCTCCCGGGGGCGCTCGTGGCCCTCGCTGACCGTGCCAACGCTCGTTCGCACGAGCTGGCTGCGGCGCTCGCAGGACCACCTTGGACACTGCTGCACGGTGATCTGCGCCTCGACAACCTGTTCTTCGCCGGGCCCACCGCGAGCGATGTCATCTTCACCGATTGGCAGGTGCCGAGCCGGGGCCGGGCGGTCAATGACCTGGCCTATCTGATGTCCGGCACCTTGGGACCCCAGGTGAGTGCTGACGAGGAGGATGGTTGGGTTTCTGGCTATCACGGGGAGCTGGAGAAGGCCGGAGTCTCCGGCTACGCCCTGGAGACATGCCTGGCCGACTACCGGCTGGCGTCGCTCTACATCCTGCCTCGCGTTCTCGCCGTTTTCGCCACGGTGGATTTCACCAACCGACGCGGCTTCGAGCTGCAGGCCCATTGGCTCGATCGCCTGATCGCGCGATTCGACGCCCGCCCCCCGGGCTTCTGGGATGAACAACTCTCACGGGTGGGTGGATGA
- a CDS encoding RNA-binding protein — translation MSKKLYVGNLPFRTNDDELRDIFSTHGNVLSARVITDRETGRSRGFGFVEFENGEDADKAMRALDGSDMGGRPLRVNEAEDRRGGGGGGGGGGGGGGGGRRF, via the coding sequence ATGAGCAAGAAGCTCTATGTGGGCAACCTGCCCTTCCGCACCAACGACGACGAACTACGCGACATCTTCTCAACCCATGGCAACGTGCTGTCTGCACGCGTCATCACCGACCGTGAGACCGGTCGCTCCCGAGGCTTCGGCTTCGTCGAGTTCGAAAACGGTGAAGACGCCGACAAGGCCATGCGTGCCCTGGACGGCAGCGACATGGGTGGTCGACCCCTGCGTGTCAACGAGGCGGAAGACCGTCGCGGTGGCGGCGGCGGTGGCGGCGGCGGTGGCGGCGGTGGCGGAGGCGGCCGCCGCTTCTAG
- a CDS encoding VCBS repeat-containing protein → MRGGQWLVVASLVLMGSPVAAADALFVRSKIEFPGKIEDHLLADVDGDGRLDVLVVHAAAGDRYDYRLAYCRQKAEKKFDGCEILDLSEDVRAFDVGNVDPAPGAEFVMVTTSGISWSAFEKDGFGPRHTLTEVPSVFVGTDPDIPRPLDVLFDLDGDGRDELLLPGQAGPTWVKPDGQVQLFESPAVVLYRLANRGADVNAVLSRGFQSRVTSEMNTPDAHVFDWNGDGRLDVVTQLDNVVRIFLQDGAGGLPSQPSRTVERSTLAEAELDSSFTGEVTSFAQLDLDGQADLILTKWGSSEERTRMDRAVFFSRPDGSYPDSPDQLVRSESVTPDFDLVDLDGNGTRDMVVPFFHIAPSQAVKVLTQNALRWQLRVFLLGENGRYSQDEGKEFARIDDRVVLDYKLDILKLLFGNQARPTGRIAPLLDFGADFDGDGYADLAADDGGDKLRIYWGNAEARYSSSPDQVVPFESTLAYDLIDADGDGLTDLFAYHGTRPVTEQISGHGFHAVKRRRTERERARRAEEARRARKQEEEVPHERVRLEILMSVGRAR, encoded by the coding sequence ATGAGGGGCGGACAGTGGCTGGTCGTCGCATCCCTGGTCCTCATGGGTTCCCCCGTCGCTGCTGCGGACGCTCTCTTCGTGCGCTCCAAGATCGAGTTTCCGGGCAAGATCGAGGATCATCTACTTGCAGATGTCGATGGAGATGGACGCCTCGATGTGTTGGTCGTTCACGCTGCCGCGGGCGATCGCTACGACTACCGGCTCGCCTATTGCCGCCAGAAGGCCGAGAAGAAATTCGACGGCTGTGAGATCCTCGATCTCTCCGAAGATGTACGCGCGTTCGATGTCGGCAACGTAGATCCCGCACCGGGCGCCGAGTTCGTGATGGTGACGACATCCGGCATCTCCTGGTCGGCCTTCGAAAAGGATGGGTTCGGCCCGCGTCACACCTTGACGGAGGTGCCATCCGTTTTCGTGGGCACCGATCCGGATATTCCGCGTCCTCTCGATGTGCTCTTCGATCTCGATGGTGATGGGCGCGACGAACTTCTTCTGCCAGGCCAGGCCGGGCCCACCTGGGTGAAGCCCGATGGCCAGGTCCAGCTCTTCGAGAGTCCGGCGGTCGTGCTCTACCGCCTCGCCAATCGGGGCGCGGACGTGAATGCCGTGCTGAGCAGAGGTTTTCAGAGCCGGGTGACGAGCGAGATGAACACACCCGATGCGCACGTCTTCGATTGGAATGGGGATGGGCGTCTCGATGTGGTGACCCAGCTCGACAACGTCGTGCGCATCTTTCTTCAGGACGGGGCGGGCGGTCTGCCCAGCCAACCTTCCCGGACGGTCGAACGCAGCACCCTGGCGGAGGCCGAGCTCGATTCCTCGTTCACCGGCGAAGTGACGAGCTTCGCCCAGCTCGATCTCGACGGGCAGGCAGATCTGATCCTCACGAAGTGGGGGAGCTCGGAGGAGCGCACCCGGATGGACCGGGCCGTCTTCTTCTCGCGCCCCGACGGCAGCTATCCGGACTCGCCCGATCAGCTCGTGCGTTCCGAGAGCGTTACGCCGGATTTCGATCTGGTGGATCTGGATGGCAACGGCACCCGCGATATGGTGGTTCCGTTCTTCCACATCGCACCCTCCCAGGCCGTGAAGGTGCTCACCCAGAATGCCCTGCGCTGGCAGCTGCGCGTCTTCTTGTTGGGAGAGAACGGGCGCTACAGCCAGGATGAGGGCAAGGAGTTCGCACGCATCGATGATCGGGTGGTGCTCGACTACAAGCTCGACATCCTCAAACTGCTGTTCGGCAACCAGGCACGGCCGACCGGTCGCATCGCACCGCTGCTCGATTTCGGCGCGGATTTCGATGGCGATGGCTACGCAGATCTGGCTGCGGATGATGGTGGCGACAAGCTGCGAATCTATTGGGGCAACGCGGAGGCGCGTTATTCGAGCTCACCCGACCAAGTCGTTCCCTTCGAATCGACGCTGGCCTACGACCTCATCGATGCAGATGGCGATGGCCTCACGGATCTCTTCGCCTATCACGGTACGCGCCCGGTGACGGAACAGATCAGCGGCCACGGGTTTCATGCGGTGAAACGGCGCCGAACCGAACGCGAACGAGCCCGACGTGCCGAAGAGGCACGCCGGGCTCGCAAGCAGGAAGAGGAGGTGCCCCACGAGCGGGTCCGCCTCGAGATCCTGATGAGTGTTGGAAGGGCCCGCTAG
- a CDS encoding ABC transporter permease subunit: MNAPFDFLRTVARLVRADVTKLSRYWVVLAGFAAIALLAVSGTVVFHRIELAANVTSNSGYGFALAVVNRLVDVSMPIVYVLVCILFAIDVSNSTVKCILTRPVTRMELLVSKYVTAFGMVTLGTAMLWAVALVGGAAYYGLGDLTENGYVVFSGGYVLGQFAIGAFFLLIGLSCVAAMGVAVSTFSSTMGGAIIIGLIFFFMLELFAVIPTSLGLTLSLGGEDFVLPFSSFALPNQPLIPLGVLDDLATGVSIESWWIPPIQRMLTICLAYLVFFVGLSALGVRKRDFTL; encoded by the coding sequence ATGAACGCCCCCTTCGATTTCCTGCGAACCGTGGCACGCCTTGTGCGTGCCGATGTGACGAAACTCTCGCGCTATTGGGTCGTTCTTGCGGGTTTCGCTGCCATCGCTCTCCTCGCCGTTTCGGGCACGGTGGTCTTCCACCGGATCGAGCTGGCGGCCAACGTCACGTCGAACTCGGGCTACGGGTTTGCGTTGGCGGTGGTGAACCGGCTCGTGGATGTCTCGATGCCGATCGTCTACGTGCTCGTCTGCATCCTGTTCGCCATCGACGTCTCGAATTCCACCGTCAAATGCATCCTGACCCGCCCTGTGACACGCATGGAGCTGCTCGTTTCGAAGTATGTGACGGCCTTCGGGATGGTCACGCTGGGTACGGCCATGCTCTGGGCAGTGGCGCTCGTCGGTGGTGCCGCCTACTACGGTCTGGGCGACCTCACGGAGAACGGCTACGTGGTTTTCAGCGGCGGATACGTTCTCGGACAGTTTGCGATCGGCGCATTCTTCCTGCTCATCGGCCTCAGCTGTGTCGCAGCCATGGGCGTTGCAGTTTCCACGTTTTCGAGCACGATGGGCGGTGCCATCATCATCGGACTCATCTTCTTCTTCATGCTCGAGTTGTTCGCGGTCATCCCCACGAGCCTCGGGCTGACCCTCTCGCTAGGCGGTGAAGATTTCGTGTTGCCGTTCAGCTCCTTCGCGCTACCCAACCAGCCGCTCATCCCCCTGGGCGTCCTCGATGATCTGGCGACGGGGGTCTCCATCGAGAGCTGGTGGATACCGCCGATTCAACGCATGCTCACGATCTGCCTCGCCTATCTCGTCTTCTTCGTCGGGCTGTCTGCGCTCGGTGTTCGCAAGCGGGATTTCACGCTATGA